One genomic segment of Gottschalkia acidurici 9a includes these proteins:
- a CDS encoding adenine deaminase: protein MLKPENIKQAMEYRELIDVLMADDRFADVVLYNGNVINVITREVYTADIAIKGDYIALVGDCQSLIGPDTVVVDVRGKYLSPGFMDSHMHFESSMLTITEFSRLSIPSGTTTLIADPHEIGNALGSVAMKAMADECSVVPNYVRLQVPALTPDAPKLETAGVDVNSKDMEDLLNYPNINGIGELQGYSLTKHVYKHTPEIITDLLTSTIYAKSLGKPVDGNAPELFGADLASHVIACGGKCSCHETTTKEECVEKLRQGVYVFMREGSTQRNMAECIRAVTEEGLDSRRLILVSDDMVAEDLEKSGHMNDIIRRTIREGVDPIEAIQMATINPATYWGFTDRGALLPGTVADIAVISDLNEMTVEAVFIKGQLVASQGQMLIEMPKYTYPDSVKNSVRMKPVTEADLEIHADGNTATVRYIQAIPDQNLTDGGEAQVRVNRGVVEADVNQDVLYLTCLERYGRNGNIGKCMVKGIGLKQGAFAQSIAHDTHNMTVVGTNLRDMVIAINRVIEMGGGVAISNNGRVINELALPVGGLITDELTGQEVSAKIADLESTVKDQLGGTLHAPFMHVSFLALSTSPKFKISDKGLIDVNNFEILDPVVK from the coding sequence TTGTTAAAACCAGAAAATATTAAACAAGCAATGGAATATAGAGAATTAATAGACGTTTTAATGGCAGACGACAGATTTGCTGACGTTGTTTTATATAACGGTAATGTTATAAACGTAATCACTAGAGAAGTTTATACAGCTGATATAGCTATAAAAGGAGACTATATAGCATTAGTTGGAGATTGCCAATCATTAATAGGACCAGATACAGTAGTAGTAGATGTAAGAGGTAAATATTTATCACCAGGATTCATGGATTCACATATGCACTTTGAAAGTAGTATGTTAACTATAACTGAATTCTCAAGATTATCAATACCATCAGGAACAACTACTTTAATAGCTGACCCACATGAGATTGGAAATGCACTAGGATCAGTAGCTATGAAGGCTATGGCAGACGAGTGTAGCGTAGTTCCAAACTATGTAAGATTACAAGTTCCAGCATTAACTCCTGATGCACCAAAACTTGAAACAGCAGGTGTTGACGTAAACTCTAAAGACATGGAAGACCTTCTAAACTATCCAAACATAAATGGTATAGGAGAGCTTCAAGGATATTCATTAACTAAACACGTGTATAAGCATACACCAGAAATAATAACAGACCTTTTAACTTCAACTATATATGCTAAGAGCTTAGGAAAGCCAGTTGATGGTAATGCTCCAGAATTATTTGGTGCAGACTTAGCGTCACATGTAATAGCTTGTGGTGGAAAGTGTTCTTGTCACGAAACAACAACTAAAGAAGAGTGTGTTGAAAAGTTAAGACAAGGTGTTTATGTATTTATGAGAGAAGGTTCTACTCAAAGAAATATGGCTGAATGTATAAGAGCCGTAACTGAAGAAGGACTAGACTCAAGAAGATTAATATTAGTTTCAGATGATATGGTTGCTGAAGACTTAGAAAAATCAGGTCACATGAATGATATTATAAGAAGAACTATAAGAGAAGGTGTAGATCCAATTGAAGCAATTCAAATGGCTACTATAAACCCTGCGACTTATTGGGGATTCACTGATAGAGGAGCTCTATTACCAGGAACAGTAGCTGATATAGCTGTTATCAGCGACTTAAATGAAATGACTGTAGAAGCTGTATTTATAAAAGGACAACTAGTAGCGTCTCAAGGACAGATGTTAATAGAAATGCCAAAATACACTTACCCAGATTCAGTTAAAAATTCAGTAAGAATGAAGCCAGTAACAGAAGCTGACTTAGAAATACATGCAGATGGAAATACTGCTACAGTTAGATACATTCAAGCTATACCAGATCAAAACTTAACAGACGGTGGAGAAGCACAAGTTAGAGTTAATAGAGGTGTAGTAGAAGCAGATGTAAACCAAGACGTATTATACCTTACTTGTTTAGAAAGATACGGACGTAACGGAAACATCGGTAAGTGTATGGTTAAAGGAATAGGACTTAAACAAGGTGCATTTGCTCAATCAATAGCACATGATACTCACAATATGACAGTTGTAGGTACAAACCTAAGAGATATGGTTATAGCTATCAACAGAGTTATAGAAATGGGTGGTGGAGTTGCTATATCTAACAATGGTAGAGTTATAAATGAATTAGCATTACCAGTTGGAGGACTTATCACTGACGAATTAACAGGACAAGAAGTAAGTGCTAAAATAGCAGACTTAGAGTCTACAGTAAAAGATCAATTAGGTGGAACATTACATGCTCCATTTATGCACGTATCATTCTTAGCATTATCAACAAGTCCAAAGTTCAAAATATCAGATAAAGGTCTAATAGACGTAAATAACTTTGAAATATTAGATCCAGTTGTAAAATAA
- a CDS encoding EutN/CcmL family microcompartment protein, whose amino-acid sequence MNIGRVVGTLVATRKDDSLIGSKLMITQPLDIDYKPAGEPIIMVDTVGAGIGEVVLYAEGTASRNAAGKPDAAIDAAIIGIVDNMDVYKDVLDS is encoded by the coding sequence TTGAATATTGGTAGAGTAGTAGGTACTTTAGTTGCAACTAGAAAAGATGATAGTCTTATAGGCTCAAAGCTTATGATAACACAACCTTTAGACATAGACTATAAACCAGCAGGAGAACCAATAATAATGGTAGACACTGTGGGAGCAGGTATAGGGGAAGTAGTACTATACGCTGAAGGAACTGCATCTAGAAATGCAGCTGGAAAACCGGATGCAGCTATAGACGCGGCTATCATAGGGATAGTAGACAATATGGATGTCTATAAAGACGTATTAGACAGTTAA
- a CDS encoding flavoprotein produces MDKYNLTNDIIRKLVGRVNRVPVTNDNMINISSKIEERLDYSDHHILVVFTGTNIGLTEVLREVSRARKYGFTFDVAFSFSGAHVLGEEGMNEVKKALKPNKIYNEEDQLIFNQVIESVDGIMVPMATQDIASKLVLGIQDNFISTLLWRSLWNGKTVLMDFDNVLTYGGVESKNPMLAEIMKDYVEKLQKIGVIKLDKSDYSVELINKFKNVSMKIEDSQNLQSSAQSQGLPKIMTEKDLLSAVNNNNEIIVPIKTIITPQALDTAKKQGITIIRK; encoded by the coding sequence ATGGATAAATATAATCTAACAAATGACATAATAAGAAAATTAGTTGGAAGAGTCAATAGAGTACCTGTAACAAATGATAATATGATTAATATTTCTAGTAAAATAGAAGAACGATTAGATTACTCTGATCATCATATATTAGTTGTATTTACAGGTACTAATATTGGTTTAACGGAAGTTTTAAGAGAAGTTAGTAGAGCTAGAAAATATGGATTTACTTTTGACGTAGCTTTTTCCTTTAGCGGTGCGCACGTTTTAGGAGAAGAAGGCATGAATGAAGTAAAAAAAGCTCTTAAACCGAACAAGATATATAACGAAGAAGATCAGCTAATATTTAATCAAGTAATAGAAAGTGTAGATGGTATAATGGTACCTATGGCTACACAAGATATTGCTAGCAAATTAGTATTAGGTATTCAAGATAACTTCATATCTACACTATTATGGAGATCTTTATGGAATGGCAAAACAGTTTTAATGGATTTTGATAACGTCTTGACATATGGAGGGGTTGAATCAAAAAATCCAATGCTTGCTGAAATCATGAAAGATTATGTAGAGAAGTTACAAAAGATAGGTGTAATAAAATTAGATAAAAGCGATTATAGCGTAGAATTAATAAACAAGTTTAAAAATGTTAGTATGAAAATAGAAGATTCACAAAACTTACAAAGCTCAGCTCAGAGTCAAGGTTTACCTAAGATAATGACTGAAAAAGACTTATTAAGTGCAGTGAATAACAATAACGAAATAATTGTACCTATAAAAACAATTATTACTCCTCAAGCTCTTGATACAGCAAAAAAACAAGGTATAACAATTATAAGAAAATAG
- a CDS encoding BMC domain-containing protein codes for MSQALGMVETKGLTGAVEAADAMVKAANVTLIGYEKIGFGLVTVMVRGDVGAVKAATDAGAEAARSVGELVSVHVIPRPHSEVERVLLKNE; via the coding sequence ATGAGTCAAGCATTAGGAATGGTAGAAACTAAAGGTTTAACAGGTGCAGTTGAAGCAGCAGATGCTATGGTAAAAGCAGCTAACGTTACATTAATAGGATATGAAAAAATAGGATTTGGATTAGTAACAGTTATGGTAAGAGGAGACGTTGGAGCAGTTAAAGCAGCTACAGATGCAGGTGCTGAAGCAGCAAGATCAGTTGGAGAATTAGTATCAGTGCACGTAATACCAAGACCACACTCAGAAGTTGAAAGAGTTCTTTTAAAGAACGAGTAA